The following are encoded together in the Bactrocera neohumeralis isolate Rockhampton chromosome 6, APGP_CSIRO_Bneo_wtdbg2-racon-allhic-juicebox.fasta_v2, whole genome shotgun sequence genome:
- the LOC126763307 gene encoding zinc finger protein on ecdysone puffs isoform X3 — MSPSVKQVNNNTNKKMAFRGNQNRNRNFGGNNYGGGPMGANRMGNMNMSPWDTPNAGGNFGGGNMRQGGGGQGMNAQAINLANNLLNNLFRNQNPPSLLDLPRGGGGGMGNRNQRGGPQGVTLCQRTQRHVLLPFV, encoded by the exons AGGTtaataacaacacaaataagAAAATGGCATTCCGAGGTAATCAGAATCGCAACCGCAATTTCGGCGGTAATAATTATGGTGGTGGCCCAATGGGTGCCAATCGCATGGGAAACATGAACATGTCGCCGTGGGATACCCCAAATGCCGGTGGTAACTTTGGCGGTGGCAACATGCGTCAAGGCGGCGGTGGCCAAGGCATGAACGCACAGGCCATTAATTTGGCTAATAACTTGTTGAACAACTTGTTCAGAAACCAAAATCCACCATCTCTGTTGGATCTGCCACGCGGCGGAGGAGGCGGTATGGGCAATCGCAATCAACGCGGCGGACCg caaggaGTCACCCTATGCCAGCGTACCCAACGACATGTTCTATTGCCATT